The Candidatus Schekmanbacteria bacterium genomic sequence CAAAATAGGCAGAAGGCGAGGTCCTCTTTTGACCTTAGTCATAAGGCGTCCGAGTACAGGAGACAATGAGGGAAATTCATTTTTCAAAAGTCTTACAACTCCCCAATCATTTATAATCACCTCAATAGACGGACTATTTTTCTGATTTTCAAGTACAGTGAATATTTCTTTCAATTTTGATAGTCCTTTGTCTGTACAGTATGGAGTAACAAAGGAAAAGGCAAGATTCCTCTCCCTGCAAAATTCAAGGACTCTTTCAACACTTGAAAGATTTGGTATCAATCTTTCGCAAAATTCACAGCCATAGTAGATTCTTGTCGCATTATTATCGAGTGAAGAAAGAAGCTCTTCTTTTGATATATAAAAAGCAAACTCCATTTTTAACTCATAGCCTCAGGATAATAACACATATGATAACGGCATTTCCTATCATAAAATTCTTTATACAGCCTTTTTGTCTCCTCTCGAAAGGAAACTTTATCTATGCCGTCATTCAATAAGGATTTTAGCATAGAAAAAAACTTCACATCTTTGAGTTTCCTTTCACTGTCATTTCCTCTTCCTACAATCTTTACTGCTTTGATGCCAAACTCCGAAAACTCAAAAAGGGCGCAGGCGCCGCAGGGGAAGTCATCGATGTGGACATATTCCCATATCTTCTGCCTTTTCCCGGCATTAATTTTCTTCTCATCATCAGTCGGTTTACGGGTAAGCACATGAATATCATAAGGAAGCATACAGGCATTCTTATAATAAAGCTCCACTTTGGCGCCCGAAAGGCCATGCTGGAAAGTGCATAATCCATCTACATTGACACATCTCGAATTAAATATAAAGGTCTCAAACTCAACGCCTTCCACATCCAATATCGTTTCAATTTCATCGAGGGAGAGATGACGTGGTAAAATGATCCTTGAAACCCCTGCTTCTGTAAAAAACTTCGCTGTTTCACTATTCAAACAGACTCCACCTGTGCTCAAATGTACTTTTATAGGAATTTTTTTTTCCTTGATATAAAAAATCAGTGCAGGGTCAGAAATTATTAGAGAGTCAGCTTTTATTGAAATCGCATTTTTGATGAATTCATCGATGTAATCGTATTGCTCCGGTGTATAATAATGTTCATTTATGGTAATGTTGATCTTTGCGCCCAAACTATGCGCCTTCTCCACTCTCTTTTGAAGCTCGTCGAAGGATTCAAAATGGGCTTGCCCTTTTGGCCTTCTATCAATGGAAGCAGGCGCGTAAATATGGTACCAGTCATTCGTAAGAATGCCGCAATAAAATTCATCTGCGCCAGCTGTGACAAGTTTTTCAACATCATCATAGCTGTCAAGAGGTGAAACTATAAGCGGTGATTTCATATTCTTCATTCCAATTCAACAACTACTTTTCAAATCAATATTCTTCCTATCTTTTTTTGAAAAAAAATCTCATTCTGTCAACGCCAAGAGATTGAATATTTTTAATTATTAGGAGGAAGGACTATGTTTACTCCAAGAAGTTTTAAAAAACCAAAAATTAAAACGGAATAAATAATCCAACCAGCAATACACAATGCTGTTGCTCGTCCTGTCGAAAAATCAAAAATGCTCCTCAATGCAATTATCATTCCTGTTATGCACCATAATTGCGCGGCAATGTCAAGTAATAGCCCCAATGCAGGGAGAAAAATAAAAAAACGCAAAACTCCGGGAGAAGCTGCAAAGGTTACTGTCCTAAAGAGTGACAAAAAAACGACATCCGTCCTTTTTGTGCCAAAAAGAGTGCTTCCAAGAATATAGATTATAAAAAGAAGGAGCATCCACCCAATTACAGAAACAGCAAGCCCTAACAACAAAATATACATTCCACCCTCTTCTTTCGTCAATCCTGTGAGATAGATGCCAATCGTAGTACACAAGGCTGTAATCAAAAGGACAACAAGGGCCTGTGAGTTTGCTGATTCATCTTCTTCCACTTCTTTAAAAAGAGATTGGTCGAGTTTAAGCGCTCTCTTCATTCTCAATAGTAATAAATCTGTACTATTCATCTTCTTATTCCTTAATCTGAGCTACCTTCTTCAAAGTATCAGAAAATACTTTAAAAACTACATCACTAAAAAGGACAAATCTAATTTCATCTATGTCAATATTCTTTTCTGCGAGAGACAAGACTTTGCCCAAGGAAACTTCAGCCGCTTCGTGGATGGGGTATCTATATGCACCTGTGCTTATAGCAGGAAAAGCAATACTTTTTATTCCATTTTTAAGGGCAAGGTCAATGCAGTTTTCAAAACATTTCTCCAACAACTCTTTTTCTCCTCTATTCCCGCCATGCCAAATGGGCCCAACAGTATGAATAACATATTTCGCCTTCAGCTTTCCTCCGCCTGTTATCACTGCCTCACCAACAGGACATCTGCCTATCCTTGAAACAATTTTTTTACATTCCTCCAAGATAGCAGGGCCACCAGCCCGATGAATAGCGCCATCCACTCCTCCTCCGCCCATTAAAGATGAGTTTGCGGCATTTACTATAGCATCTGTCTTCTCTTTCGTTATATCTCCCTGCTTCAGAGAAATTTTAGTTTTTCCCTTTTTGACAGCAATCATTTTCCTTCTCCTTATATTCTTCTTTTTGTATTTATTTTGAAAATACAGTATTTTTGAAAACGCTACAAGAAACTTTTTCCTCGTAGATCCAAGATGTTATTTCATTCTGCTATCAAATATTAGTTTAAAAAAGGGCTTATGCATTTGTAAAAAAATTTTGACAATCAATATTGAAAAATACTTAAATAAAATAAAAAAAGGATTTTTCAGGAGGGAATTTAATGGCAGAAATAAAGAACATTCATTCAATTATTATAGAAGATCTGAAAAAAAAGTTTGATTTGCAAAGGGTATCCCTTTCTCATCCTTTTCCGGAAAGGCCATTGCGTACATTGGGATTAGTAAAAATAGATGGAGATGTCTTTACATCAGAAAAATTTTCAAGAATTACCTGCCTTAGAATCAATCTGCCATTCTATTTTTGTGTACGCTCTACTTTTTTAAGGCCTAAGATGGAATATGACCTTCCTATCTTCTCAGGTGAAGTCGTCATTATGGGAAAGAAGCGAATGGTAATGATTGATGTACACCGCACAGGCGAAAAGGAAAGGCCCGAAGATGCACCTCTTTTCGACAAACTTATAAAGATTAGGGACAAATACCCAACTCTTATGGAAAATGCCACCAAAAATGTTGGAGAAGAGATTCAAAATGTTTTTTCAAGAGCAGTGTGTCAGGTAAAAATAACAGAAAGTCTTGATAACGATGCTATCAACATATTTAGGGAATATCTTGGCGTTTTTTCCGATTTAGTGGAAAAAGCAGAACCTCTCACAGGTGATAATCTGGAAGATGCAAAGAAAAAATACGAAGCATATCTAAAAACAGTTGTTGACCACGACCCCGGAGTCAAAGGTTATAAGATGTTGTTTGGTGAAGAAGGAGGGGTCAAAAGGTCAATGGAAATGTTTTTCGAGTCATAATATTATTGCTTTGAATATTTCCAAAAATTCATATTATCCTCTTTCTTGAGGAGTCAGATAAGATACTGATTATTTTGCTATCTTCCTGAAACAGACTATTGACTTTATACTATTA encodes the following:
- a CDS encoding O-acetyl-ADP-ribose deacetylase codes for the protein MIAVKKGKTKISLKQGDITKEKTDAIVNAANSSLMGGGGVDGAIHRAGGPAILEECKKIVSRIGRCPVGEAVITGGGKLKAKYVIHTVGPIWHGGNRGEKELLEKCFENCIDLALKNGIKSIAFPAISTGAYRYPIHEAAEVSLGKVLSLAEKNIDIDEIRFVLFSDVVFKVFSDTLKKVAQIKE